One Micromonospora sp. FIMYZ51 genomic window carries:
- a CDS encoding GNAT family N-acetyltransferase, with the protein MPTPISSQDGESDQAFKQDDLLRVRLADVDDAGQIALLHADSWRRYYRGAYSDSFLDGDVVADRRSVWSTRLADPTRSRTVVAEDGGRLIGFVHVMFDHDPQWGSLVDNLHVTYDQHRTGVGTALLAHAARAAVAHATTHGLYLWVLEQNTAAQRFYQACGACHVETATVSPPGADPSRLNGSPRKFRMAWPDATGPSQLDTACASTP; encoded by the coding sequence GTGCCAACTCCCATCTCCAGCCAGGACGGGGAATCCGACCAGGCATTCAAGCAGGACGATCTGCTGCGAGTACGCCTCGCCGACGTTGACGACGCCGGGCAGATCGCGCTGCTGCACGCCGACAGTTGGCGTCGCTACTATCGCGGCGCGTACTCCGATTCCTTCCTCGACGGCGATGTCGTCGCCGACCGGCGCTCGGTCTGGTCGACCCGCCTGGCCGACCCCACCCGCAGCCGGACCGTGGTGGCCGAGGACGGCGGCCGGCTGATCGGCTTCGTCCATGTCATGTTCGACCATGACCCGCAGTGGGGCAGCCTCGTCGACAACCTGCACGTCACGTACGACCAGCACCGCACCGGTGTCGGCACCGCGCTCCTGGCCCACGCCGCCCGAGCCGCGGTGGCACACGCGACGACCCACGGCCTTTACCTGTGGGTGCTGGAGCAGAACACCGCGGCGCAGCGGTTCTACCAGGCTTGCGGAGCCTGCCATGTCGAGACGGCGACGGTGTCACCACCCGGCGCCGACCCGTCCCGACTCAACGGCTCTCCCCGCAAGTTCCGAATGGCCTGGCCGGACGCCACCGGCCCAAGCCAGCTCGACACGGCCTGTGCGAGCACGCCCTGA
- a CDS encoding alpha/beta hydrolase, which produces MEFISEQRLDDGVREREFTLGEIPGILWTPPSVTAPVPLILLGHPGGLPMMYPRLVARAQHCAAEGFAAASIELPGGGNRPRFLAVEEARADLRRALQAGERVDDEIVDRLVLPLVDKAVPEWRATLDALLALPEIGGPVGYSGGIIAIGVRLAVVEPRIRAALLFAGSFVPRSMFEEARQVSIPLQVLLQWDDEGNDRQLALDLFDAFGSREKALHANMGGHTGIPHYAGEGANRFFIRHLK; this is translated from the coding sequence ATGGAGTTCATTTCCGAACAGCGCCTCGACGACGGCGTCCGCGAGCGCGAATTCACCCTCGGCGAGATCCCCGGCATCCTGTGGACGCCTCCCTCCGTAACCGCTCCGGTGCCGCTGATTCTGCTCGGCCACCCCGGCGGACTGCCGATGATGTATCCCCGACTGGTGGCCCGGGCCCAGCACTGCGCGGCGGAGGGCTTCGCCGCAGCCTCCATCGAGCTTCCCGGCGGCGGTAACCGGCCCCGTTTCCTCGCCGTCGAGGAGGCCCGCGCCGACCTGCGCCGGGCGTTGCAGGCCGGCGAGCGGGTCGACGACGAGATCGTCGACCGGCTCGTCCTCCCGCTTGTCGACAAAGCCGTCCCGGAATGGCGGGCCACCCTCGATGCCCTGCTTGCGTTGCCCGAAATCGGCGGCCCGGTCGGCTACTCGGGAGGGATCATCGCCATCGGCGTCCGGCTGGCGGTGGTCGAGCCGCGCATCCGGGCGGCCCTTCTGTTCGCCGGGAGTTTCGTGCCCCGCAGCATGTTCGAGGAAGCCCGGCAGGTCAGCATTCCGTTGCAGGTGCTGCTGCAATGGGACGACGAAGGTAACGACCGGCAGTTGGCGCTGGATCTGTTCGACGCCTTCGGCTCCCGGGAGAAGGCGCTGCACGCCAACATGGGCGGACACACCGGCATCCCGCATTACGCCGGAGAAGGCGCGAACCGGTTCTTCATCCGGCACCTGAAGTAG
- a CDS encoding DUF397 domain-containing protein yields MVDLTGARWRKSTRSGGNGGECVEVADNLPGIVAVRDSKDPHGPALTFTPTAWTTFLASTRKNR; encoded by the coding sequence GTGGTTGATCTGACCGGTGCCCGCTGGCGCAAGAGCACCCGCAGCGGCGGCAACGGTGGCGAGTGCGTCGAGGTCGCCGACAACCTGCCCGGCATCGTCGCCGTACGCGACAGCAAAGACCCGCACGGCCCCGCCCTCACCTTCACCCCCACCGCCTGGACCACCTTCTTGGCGTCCACCCGCAAGAACCGCTGA
- a CDS encoding DUF397 domain-containing protein produces the protein MVDLTGARWRKSTRSGSNGGECVEVSDNLPGVVAVRDSKDPHSSALTFTPTAWATFVKATKAR, from the coding sequence ATGGTTGATCTGACCGGCGCTCGCTGGCGCAAGAGCACCCGCAGCGGTAGCAACGGCGGCGAGTGTGTCGAGGTCTCCGACAACCTGCCCGGCGTCGTCGCCGTACGCGACAGCAAAGACCCGCACAGCTCTGCCCTCACCTTCACCCCCACCGCCTGGGCTACCTTCGTCAAGGCCACGAAAGCTCGCTGA
- a CDS encoding helix-turn-helix transcriptional regulator has translation MAEDMGSTVPRRQLGRTLRDLRTEAGITLDAAAEALECSRQKVWRIESGLGSVRGVDVRAMCDLYAARGELTRALTALAAETRAKGWWHAYGDAIPDWFELYVGLEDAACRLRFFNEAMLPGLLQQRDYALGVYQHRTEVSTEERERLVQVRLQRQSLLTRRMPAPPTLDVIISESALLRTVGSPETMTNQLHHLLTISETPTNSIRVLPLTAGLHRGVEAGSFVMLNFPLKNRATPEPPVIYSESWTGALYLDRPEEFAAYEKVWASLEQLALDEAQSRHLINKIIGEVHHG, from the coding sequence ATGGCCGAAGACATGGGGTCGACAGTGCCCCGCCGCCAACTCGGCAGGACCCTGCGTGACCTGCGCACCGAGGCCGGCATCACGCTCGACGCCGCCGCCGAGGCGCTGGAGTGCAGCCGACAGAAGGTGTGGCGGATCGAGAGCGGCCTCGGCTCGGTACGCGGCGTCGACGTCCGCGCCATGTGCGACCTGTACGCCGCCCGTGGCGAACTGACCCGGGCGCTTACCGCCCTGGCTGCCGAGACGAGAGCGAAAGGCTGGTGGCACGCCTACGGCGACGCCATCCCCGACTGGTTCGAGCTATACGTCGGCCTCGAAGACGCGGCGTGCCGACTCCGTTTCTTCAACGAGGCGATGCTGCCGGGATTGCTGCAACAGCGGGACTACGCGCTCGGCGTCTACCAGCACCGCACGGAGGTGAGCACCGAAGAACGGGAACGGCTTGTGCAAGTCCGACTCCAGCGCCAATCCCTGCTCACCCGCCGGATGCCCGCGCCTCCAACGCTGGATGTGATCATCTCCGAGTCGGCTCTGCTGCGCACGGTGGGCAGCCCCGAGACCATGACAAATCAGCTACATCACCTGCTGACAATCTCCGAGACGCCAACCAATTCAATCCGAGTCCTGCCGCTCACGGCTGGGTTGCATCGTGGCGTGGAGGCAGGCTCCTTCGTGATGCTCAACTTCCCGCTCAAGAACCGCGCGACTCCTGAACCGCCCGTGATCTACAGCGAGTCCTGGACGGGTGCTCTCTACCTCGATCGCCCCGAAGAGTTCGCTGCCTACGAAAAGGTGTGGGCGAGCCTGGAACAGCTCGCCCTCGATGAAGCACAATCAAGACACCTGATCAACAAGATCATCGGGGAGGTCCACCATGGTTGA
- a CDS encoding AraC family transcriptional regulator: protein MSRAVEETNRAMLRARDAMDRAYADPLDIPTLARIAHVSPAHFIRTFRATFGETPHRYLQRRRVERAMYLLLHTEQDVTDICHAVGFGSLGTFSRTFRQIVGESPSDYRKGRTMPGAPVPGCFTKSWTRPSSFG, encoded by the coding sequence GTGAGCAGGGCGGTCGAGGAGACGAACCGGGCGATGCTGCGGGCCCGGGACGCGATGGACCGGGCGTACGCGGACCCGCTCGACATCCCGACGCTGGCGCGGATCGCGCACGTCTCCCCGGCGCACTTCATCCGTACCTTCCGGGCGACCTTCGGCGAGACTCCGCACCGCTATCTGCAACGGCGTCGGGTGGAGCGGGCCATGTACCTGCTGCTGCACACCGAGCAGGACGTGACGGACATCTGCCACGCGGTCGGGTTCGGCAGTCTCGGCACCTTCAGTCGTACCTTCCGGCAGATCGTCGGCGAGTCGCCAAGCGACTACCGCAAGGGGCGGACGATGCCCGGCGCGCCGGTACCGGGCTGCTTCACCAAGTCCTGGACCAGACCGAGCAGTTTTGGATAA
- a CDS encoding VOC family protein produces MTMNAISRSQIYVLDQDEALDFYIGKLGLELNTDQDLGFMRWLTVNVPGDPKREILLEKPSPPNLDPATAEQVRELLTKGAAGGFLFMTTDNAQKTYEDLVAKGVDITDEPMERPYGIDFGIRDPFGNRIRIGQMFEQG; encoded by the coding sequence ATGACGATGAACGCGATCAGCCGCTCTCAGATCTACGTCCTCGACCAGGACGAGGCGCTCGACTTCTATATCGGCAAGCTCGGTCTGGAGTTGAACACGGACCAGGATCTCGGCTTCATGCGCTGGCTCACGGTGAACGTGCCCGGCGATCCGAAGCGCGAGATCCTGCTGGAGAAGCCGAGCCCGCCCAACCTCGACCCGGCCACCGCCGAACAGGTCCGCGAACTGCTCACCAAGGGCGCCGCGGGCGGCTTCCTCTTCATGACCACCGACAACGCCCAGAAGACGTACGAGGACCTGGTCGCCAAGGGGGTGGACATCACCGACGAGCCGATGGAACGGCCGTACGGAATCGACTTCGGCATCCGCGACCCGTTCGGCAACCGGATCCGGATCGGCCAGATGTTCGAGCAGGGCTGA